The nucleotide sequence caacctgatgcgtctgtaacccaaggtaccaccgtattctgAAGCGGTACAACCTATGTCCCTTCTCCCTAAGTTAAGAACTCACTGCAAATAGAAAAGCAACACAACAGGCAAAGGGATAGGTAAGATTCATTCTCCTTGCTGTGtcgggcttttttttttttttacatttgcagGGAGTTTATTCTTCTTTCTTCATTTAaacaatttctatactgcttaacaCAACAACCTCTGAGTTGTTACAAGGATACaatacaaaaagtaaaaatcagttaaaactataaaatcaaaaATGTCagtttaaaatgcctgctggaatggAAGTCTTCACAGTAGGGGCTGAAAGTTCAGCAGGGAGGGGGCCTGTCTGATCTCAAATGGAAGGGAGGTCCATAAAAACTGTGCCCACAATATTAAATGCATGGTCCCTGGTGTCTATGAGCTGTGCTTCTGAGCCACATGGGACCACTAAAAGTGACTCCCCCAAAGACCCCAGCAATTGGACAGGGATATAAGGGATCGGGCGGTCCCTGAGGtaatcctggacccaagttgttaagggacTTGAAAATCaatacaaggaccttgaatcTGGCTCGGTAGTGTATGGGCATCCAGTACAAACTTTTGAGGAACAGTTATGGGCTGGTGATAGACTTCCCCATCAAAAGTCTAGTCACAGCCTTTTGCGCCACTTTCAGACCAGGCCCAAGGATAAccccacatagaacacattgcaATAACTGAGTATTGAGGTTCTTACATGGGGCAGAATTCAAGAGTAGTATCTCCCACCACAGCATTCTTGTTTTGCTTGCAAACCCAGTCTAAGATCCCAGACCAGTGGGGGTATGTTCTGTGATTTGGTCCATGGAAAGGTCTAAAAAAGACCAAGTCATATTGCATAACCCTGAAGTGTGAAGATATCTGGTATCAACAGAACCACCATCCGGGTGGGCAGAAACAACTTGCCACACGTTCGGTAATTGGATTGATGAACAAAAGTTGCTTTCATTCATTGCCGCAGATGCTGTGCAGCTCAAGAAAAGAAGGGATGCAGATATGATGCAcctcaacaaaagaagaatgcgCTTATGAGCCATCAGCACAATCCACAGCCAGTTCTACAGGAAACCACGGTAGAGCTATAAAGGCTGACTGAAGAGACTAGTTAATTTCACACCAGCATTTAGTTCTGCTCATTCCAGATCTCTCCCTGCACCCTCACTCATTAAGGTGGTGTCTCTTTACGTAGATCTGTCGGTTGAGCTTTTACAAAGGTGAcggagggggaaggagaagagTTTTTAAGAACTGCCCAGAAGAGCAAAATGCCAAGGGATCCTCAACTGCTCTGCAGTCTTAGTTTCAGCCGTTCGGCCAAAGGAAGGGGGCTATCAGCCCAGGCGGCAGCCTCACTTGcctgaagaggaggagaggatTGACAAAGCTTAGATTCTGAGAGTGTCAGAGAATTGTGAATGTGTGCAATAGGAAGCTCCTCCACTGGTAAATTAATGGCAGGCCCTTTAAGAGAGTTCTCTCCTGGCACAACTTCAGCCACCAATTCATGGCTGCTCCTTTTGTCCCTACACTTGTCCTTCAGCTGAACAACGCGACCCTTCCTTCGCCACTTAGGGCTTCTGTGAGCCTTCTTTCTACCTTTCACATTTTCATCATCACTGTCTTCACTGGAGTAAATCTTTTGGCACACACTCTTCTTCAGCGAGCTTTTATGAGTGGCCGGCAGGGGCTTTCCCCTCACCTGACAGCTATCTAGGACTTCCGTTGACTTGCAAGACAATCTTGGTGACTTGTTTCCCAAGCAAGTTGGTTTTAGTGTTCTGGCGCCCAGAGACACTGAAGTTCCTGGACTGGTGAGGTTATCTGACGCCCGGGCTGGATTTTCATAGTTTTTGAGCAAGTTTGGCAAGCCAAGTCCCCGCAGACATTTTCCTGGTAATATACTTTCAACTTCCTGAGCACTGTCATTTAGCTGAGCTGAAAGAGATGGAGCTTTTCCCTCAGGGCTAGATGTAACATTGATTTGTTCTACCATTTGCAAAGAGTTTAACAGAGACATATCTGAAAGGCTGGGAGAAGCTTCCAAAGCAGAAGGCTTCAGAATTGCCCGCTCTTGTGAAGATAAATCATTTTGACCTTTATGAAGGTCAATTTTGGAGACAGAGCACTCCTCACTCCCTGGCAGATTTGGATCATATCGCACAGAATTCAAAGACGGGGGAATGATTTCAGCTGTTTTGCAGTGCAGTGAAGAGTGTTGACTTGGAAAATTATTACTCGCATCTGACTCAGATTCCGAACAAGCAATATTAACCCGCTTTGGAGAAATGCTGAAGGATGTTCCTTCCCAGTCAATGTCACTCAACTGCAGATGGGCAATTTGGGAAGATGCATGCAAGTTTTCAGGTTGCGAGCTCGGAGAACCGTTAGGAATGCAATTATACTCTGTATTTTGCAAAGTAGTCGCAACCAAGGTAGATGGTGGGTTTTGACTTTGCGTGACTGCAGTAGGAAAATGTGTAGTGACAGGTAGGCCCTGAATTTTAGAGCCCTTTTCTGGgactgtttgaaaaccagaaacaGTTGTAAATGGGGGCTTAGGATCTTTGCCGGGAAAGGTTTCCTCATCAGATCGCATGTTCAGCCGAGAAAGAAGATCTGTAATTTCACTGTCCCCAGCTAAGCGTTCTCTCTCTTTAGGTTTCTTCTTCTTACCTAAAATAACCAGACAAAACAAAGTCACCTTGTAAAAATGAGGCTTTGTTCCTTGTGATGAAGTTAACAGAAGCAATCTGTGATTTAAAGGGCAGTTAAGCAAGGGCTGGGGAATGTGACTGAGAATCTGCTTACATTATAATGCTTCGCTGACTAAGATGCATACATCTCGGGAGGATAATGGGCAATTTCACAAAACGAAAGGAGCGCGGTGTCTATTTAATCAACAGCAAAACCCGACGCTTCAGATTTACCTTTGTTCCTTTCCTTGCATATTTCCAACTTCTCCATATGGTACCGGGCAACCACTTCTGGATACGCAGCCTCAAATAGTGACGCCTCTTCTGTTGTTATTAAAAAGGGTTCTGCAGGCTGATCGTCTGCTGTAGCGTAATGATCTGGAGCAATGAATCCGGAGCATGGAAACAAAATACTATCAGATACAAATGGGCAGGTTCATGGCTGCAGAAAAGATAACTCTGTTCTCATTTAGGCACTGTGCGATCCAAGGGAGTAGCAAATGAACTGTCATTTCCTAAGCCCTgtgggtttgtggtttttttaggaggggggttgtttccagtgcccccccccccggtctccaCATTGCTCCCCCCCCATTGCGCCTCCCATGAATatctaagagagagagaaattgccaGCAGGGGAAGCAATCTGCTCCAAAAGTATCATCACCTGGGTAGGACTTTCAGGCAAGAAGTCACTGATGGCCTTCCGTTGCCCAGTAAAAACACATATGCTCTCCCAGGCTTTTGGAGAGCTTGGTTGACTCTGCTTTGGAGTTTTCATTCCATagcatcataaaattgtagagggGGAACGGAcctccaagggtcatccagtccaaccccctgcaatgcagtatgTATGCATTTATTACTGCTCTGCTACtcatatatacatttatatgcgtccctgcttgtttgttttcttttgttgcaAACTGTTTGTTTACTTTTGTTGCAAACCGCTTTGGGACCACTCTGGGGGTGGAAAAGAGGTCTACAAATTTTACCATTAAGCAAATTTCAGCACATAAATTTCCAACGtgtctaaaaacaaaacagtggttCATTCTTAAATATTTAATACAAAAGCTATTTATTTATGTgaggtgtgaaacacagagcagtcaaatacaacattcctagggtggacatgtttagacatgaagagggatgtttttccagccagtagataaacttcctgtttcctcctgtgctgggacaaacttcctctacatgtgacatgtggccagaggtgggcgtgactttacctgtgcaggtaacaaaagcacagggctggccaccacatctctctcttctccattttgctttcGTCAAAGAAGCATCAGCCTGAGATGCtcactatctccttatgggatagattccaagtgtatatattttgtaacttaagtctgccttctgggatccattggTGAACAGAATGagtgagtaaactattttatacttttctacaagactgtgtcatgtctattctttttaaaagagggaataaaaggggaattaccaggaatcttattttagaggcttatgcAAGCCTGGCAAACCTATCCGCTGCGTAAGTTTAAAatggggaatgttactctgctaaattgtataacttgttaacacaagttgggaaggatataattaaacaatatgtCCGCTCCTGCCtcccttaacattcccacaatttGTATACCAGCAGCATAAAGAAAAGCAGTTTTAAACTAGACCAGCAGCAAATTACAGTGAGCAGAGTTCATGCCACTGGCATGAGGGTGGGGAAGCGGGGGAAAGTGTCTCTTATTTTAAAACTTGCCCTGTATCATCAATATGAATATAtgaagcctttcccagcccttcctaaCCCTATTTGGAAATGTTATGAATTCAACCGAGAGCCTTCTGCAAGCTGAGCTGATACTTCGCAACTGAGCAATGGCTGCCACAAGAAAGGAATAAAGTCAGGATTTGATGTGTGTTGTTCTACTCGTCTGAACAGCGcgcaattacagtggtgcctcgcaagacgaaattaatccgttccgcgagtctcttcgtcttgcggttttttcgtcttgcgaagcacggctattagcggcttagcggctattaacggcttagtggctttaagaaaaaggaaacaaactcgcaagaactcgcaagacgtttcgtcttgcgaaccaagcccatagggaaattcgtcttgcggaacgactcaaaaaacggaaaaccctttcgtctagcgagtttttcgtcttgcgaggcattcgtcttgcggggcaccactgtatctaaagATCCAATTTTGGCATACTCACACTATTCATTTATTCAATTTctgtcctgcccttcctcccaaaagaggCCCAGGGTGGCAAGCAAGCACATatattaattgtgtgtgtgtgtgttttaaaaataaatctaaaaacATTCTCCCAACCAGCAATCACTAGACACACAGGGCCAGTCtgtcttttatttttaacattcCAATAGTGCTAAAGTTAGTTTCTTATCACATCAACCTTGTCTTCCTTCCTTCAAGGTGGTAAGGAAACTTTTCACTAAACCAGAATTTAAAGCGGCATTGTATGATAAGCCCAAAGAACGCAGAAACAAACAGCACCAACCTGGCTTTTGCCACTCTATTTCAAAGCAAGGAATGCCATTTTTAGTCCGGTTCTTGATTATCCTGTAAAACAAAGATAAAAATGAGGGGGAATTGAAATATaggaatccctgtggatccacaTGTGTGGGTGAACAAGAACAGAATTGGCTGGGTTGCCTAGATTCAAAACGCAGGGGTTGCACAAGAGAGCCCCAGTAGCAGAGTATGAAACTCACAAAAGTTAAGTAGCAGTATAGCGTTaggaatataggttgttagaTTTTTCTTATCCCATTCCAACTACACACAGCAACTGACCTCTTTCTACCCCCTTGCAATTAGCAGCCCACACAATGTTAAGcaagtttaaaatgctttacttacagattCAAGGTCTCAGTCGTGCATTGTGCcatgcagcagcaacaataataataaaggcaAAATACTCTTTGGTAGAAAATACAGAATATGATTCCAAACATGTGCTGTAACCTTGTGAGCAAAGTCACACATGTCCATCCCATTACATGATGTGGAGGGAGAGagcgagacagagagagagagagggaaagaaagaaagaaagaaagaaagaaagaaagaaaggctttaCTTCCTCCCTCTTGTGGCGTGACCTGGCTGAGTCTATTTGTGGTCCTTTACCGCTTCATACACTAACTAGCACTGCGCTTGCTAGTTATATTTGGCTGCAATATTCCACAAAAAGCAAAAACATAAACCATTTTAAAATAGAAGAATGCAAACAGAAAAATACACAAGCAGTTAAAAGTTTGCGTGAAATTCAGAATTTAAGttactaaaaaaagggggggatttgcaatcttctgtgaatccagTGCTTAtttaagaaaagaacagaaaaagctAACTGACTATTATTTAGGAAATATGAGAAtggcattaaaataaataaaaacttaaaaaacCCACCACATATGGGGCTAATCTCCCACGTGGCTGCAATACGTCAAATAATACAACAATCCCGCCATTtgtgtgggggttatgttctggggattTTACACTACATCAGAAATACAGGACTGATTTAAACCCCCATATATTTTCCACTTCCACAAGGCTATCAGGAATACAGATTTCTCCAGCAACAGATATGAAAAGAAGCAGGGGGTGAGAATTCATCCAACTACCAAATTAAATTACCGTCGTGCCTGCAGTTGCTGTGGGTCAAAATGGCCAGACTTCCTTCTGTTCATGTCATAGTATGTGAGGAGGATGCACAATTTCTCACAAGCGTAATGCTTGGACCAGTCCATTTTCTCAAAAGCAAATTTCTGTAAGTATGAGAAAAGCTCTAAACATGTGTCCTCTAAAACTGGTGCCACAGTATTGTTGGTGAAAACCTTTTCAAGTGCCATGTATGAAACAGTTCACTTGCCATTAGCACACGAGAGAggctcagtacgtttccgagcacaattcaaagtgttggtgctgacctttaaagccctaaacggccttggcccagtatacctgaaggagcgtctccacccccatcgttctgcccagacactgaggtccagcaccaagggccttctggcagttccctcactgtgagaagtgaggttacagggaaccaggcagagggccttcttggtagtggcgcctgccctgtggaacgccctcccagcagatgttaaggaaataaaaaactatctgacttttagaagacatctgaaggcagccctgtttagggaagtttttaatgtttgatgttttattgcatttttaatattctgttgggagccgcccagagcgtctggggaaacccagtcagatgggcggggtataaataaataataataataataataataataataataataataataataattattattattattattattattattattattattattatcaccaccaaAAGCCCACCATTATCCTGAAAGAAagtcctgagcacaagagcatgctCCGTGCTTGTGATTCCCATCAACTGCCTCAAACAATGGAGTTAGAATATAGCCCttgtggccattgatagcctgttcctccatgaatctgttgaAAGTCACCCAGAGTATTTCATTTTCTAAAACTGCTTAAGTTTCTCCTTAATTTGAGTGCTCAGATGCAGAAACAATTAAGAAAAATTGCAATAATTCCTACTATTTTTTGGTGCTTACTTTCCGTAATATTTTCTATTTATATGAAGATTCTTCTAACCAACAAAATGGCAACTACACATCATTACCAGCTGGGCTAAATGCTAATGCATACAATCGGTTTAACCATCAAAATCTACTATCTGTACCTGAAAGGACAATAAATTTGGCCTCCGGCACCCATTTAACTTCATCGGTTTATCTTTGCTGATTAGGTACTCTTGGATAAccttggaaggaaaaaaagaacaagtGAAAAGGAGAAGGTTTCTGGATAAGAAGATTCTAGGAAACATTCATTTTCAAATTTTCAAATCGGGCCTAATTACCTCAGGAAATGGAAATCCTTTGCATGCTTTAGCTTTCctgtgaataaaaatgcatacattaggaaGAGGTTAGAAATGTGAAGTGTGAAAAGGAGCTGCTTTCAGAGCTGTAAGCCTAATGCGAAAGGGCAGGAGAGGTTAAGCGACAGGCAGCTGAGCTAAACCAGTCTGGATTCTGGACTCGGAAATAGCTTCCTTGTTTCTGCAGTTTATTCAAAAGGTGgcttgaaatttacagcatgctgttTATTGAAAGAGAAGtacttgaaaatgattcatagatggtgCTTAACtctgagtaaaaaggtaaagggacatctgaccattaggtccagttgtggccgactctggggttgtggcgctcatcttgctttattggccaagggagctggcgtacagcttccgggtcatgtggccagcatgactaagccgcttctggtgaaccagagcagtgcatagaaatgccgtttaccttcccgccagagcagtacctatttatctacttgcactttgacgtgctttcaaactgctaggttggcaggagcagggaccgagcaacgggagctcaccctgtcgcggggattcaaaccaccgaccttctgattggcaagtcctaggctctgtggtttaacccacagcgccacccacatcaccTTAACTCTGAGTAGGATGGCTAATAGTTACAAAACAGAATCACATAAGTGTTGGAACTGTAAAGAAGTGAAGGGAACATTCTTCcccatgtggtggacatgtaaaagggttctgggaaatgatttataatgaaatgaaaaaaatgttcaaaaagacttacacccccccccccaaacagagtcatttttgttggggataagccagactgaaattccccggtgtcagaaaaggttatttatgtctgCAATAACTGTGGCCTGTGCTTtgctagccccaaaatggaaagtgagcgagATCCTACCTAAAGAGGACTGGCAATTTAAGTTgatagaatatgcacaacttgcatataataagagagcaagaacatatgtttaaagaagagtggaaaacattttttgaatataTGGAATATAACAGTATACagttgaaaacactggcagcattaagataaattcaacagagtaaatcaTTTTTGAAGGATGTAAAAGTGGGaaactgatttgaatggttatagtaaaatatgcagggatgcacaatatgtaaaatgaactatggaaagaaaagaagggatgtcattggatattttaaagtttgtaaaatatttatttgaaattgtaaaatagaaaatttaataaaaaatatgatcattaaaaaaccccacaggtGGTTTTTCCTCACCTGGATAACGAACAACGTGGTGTAGAGGTGAATTCTTATCACATAAAAACACTAACAAAATATGAAATTAAAGAACCAAAATAAGGTGTGTATTTATCTGTTTGCCTAGCGAGGCTGAGAGAAAAACACAAGCCTCAAGAAAATCCCTTTATAATGTCTGCGGCTGTGAAGGTCAAAAAAGAGCTGAGTGAATGGTCTTGTAAGGTACCGTAAATTCCGGCATATTAGACAACTTTTTAACCCCGGAGaagaggttaaaaagtcgggggttgtcttatactCTGGGTATCCGTCCCCTGCTGCTGCGGCTCCGCTCTACACCGGGAGAGAGCTACCCGGCGCGGAGCCTGCCCACTGCTGTTGGGCGGCTTTCTCCCGGCGCGAAGCTGCCCAGCATATTAGGCAACTGGACTTATAAGACAAACctccaaattgcagctgccaatttggagagtcgtctaatacgcccagttgcctaatacgccagaatctacggtaataaaagcattctgggaaatgatatatgagatgaaaaaaatgtttaaattaacttttgtaaaaaaataaatcagaggctggtggaatgctctgtctcatgagacctgGGTCCTGTGggctctgatttctttccgcagggcttgtaagacagagttgttccacctggcctttggcttagaatcaatttgattccctccccctctttctttttttcctttctcctcctgtgatgaggctgcattttaatgttttaattgttttaatgttgtattttaatcttgtttttttaagttgtatttcaatcaacttgttttcattattggttgttagccgccctgagcctggtcttggctggggagggcggggtataaataaaatttattattgttattattattatttactaggaATTATAGGTGTGAATATTCCAAGGGAGCAgagaagactttttatgtatgcaacaacagccacacggatgctactagcccagagatggaaagaagacaaggtccctaccagagaagaatggcaaattaaacttttggactacgccgaaatggcaaaactgaccggaaagctcaggaaccaagaagaccaaaactttaataaagaatgggaaaaactcataatttatcttggagaccactgtaagcagataaaaacattagcaggattgcaagAACACTTGTAAGGTAGCAAGTATtatggagacaatggagtgatataaaatatggactatgGAAAAATATGCGGTAGAAAAggttaacaataggacccatggaggggaaggtagaagtccagagat is from Podarcis raffonei isolate rPodRaf1 chromosome 3, rPodRaf1.pri, whole genome shotgun sequence and encodes:
- the GEN1 gene encoding flap endonuclease GEN homolog 1 isoform X4, giving the protein MRKRTEARFGPSSKPRRARTGRSRFKSLLKECLEMLECLGVPWVQAAGEAEAMCAYLNLNGYVDACITNDGDAFLYGAQTVYRNFTMNIKDPHIDCYSILAIEKTLGCNRESLIGLAVLLGCDYLPKGVPGVGKEQALKLIKTVRGESLLQRFAYWKDHFQDDDIPALAVNKVIHCAVCRHPGAYKDHESAGCRLCGSSACCEPHDAEFCCPCDWHSSEQDRRVSAVENGIKKKAKACKGFPFPEVIQEYLISKDKPMKLNGCRRPNLLSFQKFAFEKMDWSKHYACEKLCILLTYYDMNRRKSGHFDPQQLQARRIIKNRTKNGIPCFEIEWQKPDHYATADDQPAEPFLITTEEASLFEAAYPEVVARYHMEKLEICKERNKGKKKKPKERERLAGDSEITDLLSRLNMRSDEETFPGKDPKPPFTTVSGFQTVPEKGSKIQGLPVTTHFPTAVTQSQNPPSTLVATTLQNTEYNCIPNGSPSSQPENLHASSQIAHLQLSDIDWEGTSFSISPKRVNIACSESESDASNNFPSQHSSLHCKTAEIIPPSLNSVRYDPNLPGSEECSVSKIDLHKGQNDLSSQERAILKPSALEASPSLSDMSLLNSLQMVEQINVTSSPEGKAPSLSAQLNDSAQEVESILPGKCLRGLGLPNLLKNYENPARASDNLTSPGTSVSLGARTLKPTCLGNKSPRLSCKSTEVLDSCQVRGKPLPATHKSSLKKSVCQKIYSSEDSDDENVKGRKKAHRSPKWRRKGRVVQLKDKCRDKRSSHELVAEVVPGENSLKGPAINLPVEELPIAHIHNSLTLSESKLCQSSPPLQASEAAAWADSPLPLAERLKLRLQSS
- the GEN1 gene encoding flap endonuclease GEN homolog 1 isoform X3 codes for the protein MMGVTSLWQILEPVKQHVPLSSLKGKTLAVDLSLWVCEAQTVKKMVGIVRKPHLRNLYFRVSLLTLMGIHLVFVMEGESPELKADTMRKRTEARFGPSSKPRRARTGRSRFKSLLKECLEMLECLGVPWVQAAGEAEAMCAYLNLNGYVDACITNDGDAFLYGAQTVYRNFTMNIKDPHIDCYSILAIEKTLGCNRESLIGLAVLLGCDYLPKGVPGVGKEQALKLIKTVRGESLLQRKAKACKGFPFPEVIQEYLISKDKPMKLNGCRRPNLLSFQKFAFEKMDWSKHYACEKLCILLTYYDMNRRKSGHFDPQQLQARRIIKNRTKNGIPCFEIEWQKPDHYATADDQPAEPFLITTEEASLFEAAYPEVVARYHMEKLEICKERNKGKKKKPKERERLAGDSEITDLLSRLNMRSDEETFPGKDPKPPFTTVSGFQTVPEKGSKIQGLPVTTHFPTAVTQSQNPPSTLVATTLQNTEYNCIPNGSPSSQPENLHASSQIAHLQLSDIDWEGTSFSISPKRVNIACSESESDASNNFPSQHSSLHCKTAEIIPPSLNSVRYDPNLPGSEECSVSKIDLHKGQNDLSSQERAILKPSALEASPSLSDMSLLNSLQMVEQINVTSSPEGKAPSLSAQLNDSAQEVESILPGKCLRGLGLPNLLKNYENPARASDNLTSPGTSVSLGARTLKPTCLGNKSPRLSCKSTEVLDSCQVRGKPLPATHKSSLKKSVCQKIYSSEDSDDENVKGRKKAHRSPKWRRKGRVVQLKDKCRDKRSSHELVAEVVPGENSLKGPAINLPVEELPIAHIHNSLTLSESKLCQSSPPLQASEAAAWADSPLPLAERLKLRLQSS
- the GEN1 gene encoding flap endonuclease GEN homolog 1 isoform X2; the encoded protein is MMGVTSLWQILEPVKQHVPLSSLKGKTLAVDLSLWVCEAQTVKKMVGIVRKPHLRNLYFRVSLLTLMGIHLVFVMEGESPELKADTMRKRTEARFGPSSKPRRARTGRSRFKSLLKECLEMLECLGVPWVQAAGEAEAMCAYLNLNGYVDACITNDGDAFLYGAQTVYRNFTMNIKGVPGVGKEQALKLIKTVRGESLLQRFAYWKDHFQDDDIPALAVNKVIHCAVCRHPGAYKDHESAGCRLCGSSACCEPHDAEFCCPCDWHSSEQDRRVSAVENGIKKKAKACKGFPFPEVIQEYLISKDKPMKLNGCRRPNLLSFQKFAFEKMDWSKHYACEKLCILLTYYDMNRRKSGHFDPQQLQARRIIKNRTKNGIPCFEIEWQKPDHYATADDQPAEPFLITTEEASLFEAAYPEVVARYHMEKLEICKERNKGKKKKPKERERLAGDSEITDLLSRLNMRSDEETFPGKDPKPPFTTVSGFQTVPEKGSKIQGLPVTTHFPTAVTQSQNPPSTLVATTLQNTEYNCIPNGSPSSQPENLHASSQIAHLQLSDIDWEGTSFSISPKRVNIACSESESDASNNFPSQHSSLHCKTAEIIPPSLNSVRYDPNLPGSEECSVSKIDLHKGQNDLSSQERAILKPSALEASPSLSDMSLLNSLQMVEQINVTSSPEGKAPSLSAQLNDSAQEVESILPGKCLRGLGLPNLLKNYENPARASDNLTSPGTSVSLGARTLKPTCLGNKSPRLSCKSTEVLDSCQVRGKPLPATHKSSLKKSVCQKIYSSEDSDDENVKGRKKAHRSPKWRRKGRVVQLKDKCRDKRSSHELVAEVVPGENSLKGPAINLPVEELPIAHIHNSLTLSESKLCQSSPPLQASEAAAWADSPLPLAERLKLRLQSS
- the GEN1 gene encoding flap endonuclease GEN homolog 1 isoform X1 → MMGVTSLWQILEPVKQHVPLSSLKGKTLAVDLSLWVCEAQTVKKMVGIVRKPHLRNLYFRVSLLTLMGIHLVFVMEGESPELKADTMRKRTEARFGPSSKPRRARTGRSRFKSLLKECLEMLECLGVPWVQAAGEAEAMCAYLNLNGYVDACITNDGDAFLYGAQTVYRNFTMNIKDPHIDCYSILAIEKTLGCNRESLIGLAVLLGCDYLPKGVPGVGKEQALKLIKTVRGESLLQRFAYWKDHFQDDDIPALAVNKVIHCAVCRHPGAYKDHESAGCRLCGSSACCEPHDAEFCCPCDWHSSEQDRRVSAVENGIKKKAKACKGFPFPEVIQEYLISKDKPMKLNGCRRPNLLSFQKFAFEKMDWSKHYACEKLCILLTYYDMNRRKSGHFDPQQLQARRIIKNRTKNGIPCFEIEWQKPDHYATADDQPAEPFLITTEEASLFEAAYPEVVARYHMEKLEICKERNKGKKKKPKERERLAGDSEITDLLSRLNMRSDEETFPGKDPKPPFTTVSGFQTVPEKGSKIQGLPVTTHFPTAVTQSQNPPSTLVATTLQNTEYNCIPNGSPSSQPENLHASSQIAHLQLSDIDWEGTSFSISPKRVNIACSESESDASNNFPSQHSSLHCKTAEIIPPSLNSVRYDPNLPGSEECSVSKIDLHKGQNDLSSQERAILKPSALEASPSLSDMSLLNSLQMVEQINVTSSPEGKAPSLSAQLNDSAQEVESILPGKCLRGLGLPNLLKNYENPARASDNLTSPGTSVSLGARTLKPTCLGNKSPRLSCKSTEVLDSCQVRGKPLPATHKSSLKKSVCQKIYSSEDSDDENVKGRKKAHRSPKWRRKGRVVQLKDKCRDKRSSHELVAEVVPGENSLKGPAINLPVEELPIAHIHNSLTLSESKLCQSSPPLQASEAAAWADSPLPLAERLKLRLQSS